Proteins encoded together in one Neisseria lactamica window:
- a CDS encoding AMP-binding protein, with amino-acid sequence MEKIWLDSYEKDVSAEIDITQYNSISDVFRQSVEKFARLPAFQNMGKTLTYAETGKLATDFASYLQNVLKLPRGERVAIMMPNVLQYPIALFGILQAGLVAVNTNPLYTPRELEHQLKDSGATAIIVLENFANTLELVLPRTQIKHVIVASVGEMFGLLKGSLINFIIRKIKKMVPEYRIRETVSFQTALKEGAKHVFQPVALNREDTALLQYTGGTTGVAKGAVLSHGNICANMLQAKEWIKNQLREGKETVIAALPLYHIFALTVNLMIFANAGSKIILITNPRDMKGFIGELKKQRVNVFIGVNTLFNAMVNRPDFAEVDFSELRLTLGGGMATQKAVAEKWKKITGTPIVEAYGLTEASPGVCCNPLNIESYSGSIGLPVPSTEVELRGSDGKEVPVGQPGELWVKGPQVMQGYWNRPEETAKAIDARGFLETGDIAVMDEKGRLKLVDRKKDLVVVSGFNVYPNEIEEVIAHHGKVMEIACIGVPDEKTGEALKVFVVRKDPSLTKEELIAFCRTELTAYKVPKNIEFRDELPKSNVGKILRRELRQSTGK; translated from the coding sequence ATGGAAAAAATCTGGTTAGACAGCTACGAGAAGGACGTCAGTGCCGAAATCGATATCACGCAATACAATTCCATCAGCGATGTATTCCGCCAAAGCGTGGAAAAATTTGCCAGGCTGCCCGCTTTTCAAAATATGGGCAAAACGCTGACTTATGCCGAAACCGGCAAACTGGCGACTGATTTCGCCTCTTATCTGCAAAACGTCCTCAAGCTGCCGCGCGGCGAACGTGTTGCCATTATGATGCCGAACGTATTGCAATACCCGATAGCCCTTTTCGGCATTTTGCAGGCAGGTTTGGTGGCGGTGAACACCAATCCGCTCTATACGCCGCGCGAGCTGGAGCATCAGCTGAAAGACAGCGGCGCGACCGCCATCATCGTTTTGGAAAATTTCGCCAACACGCTGGAGCTGGTGCTGCCGCGCACGCAGATCAAACATGTCATCGTCGCCTCTGTCGGCGAAATGTTCGGACTGCTTAAAGGTTCGCTGATTAATTTCATCATCCGAAAAATCAAGAAAATGGTGCCCGAATACCGCATTCGGGAAACCGTTTCCTTTCAGACGGCATTGAAAGAGGGAGCGAAGCACGTTTTCCAACCTGTCGCATTAAACCGCGAAGATACCGCGCTGTTGCAATACACGGGCGGCACGACGGGCGTTGCCAAAGGCGCAGTGCTGAGCCACGGCAACATCTGCGCCAATATGCTTCAGGCAAAAGAATGGATTAAAAACCAGTTGCGCGAGGGAAAAGAAACCGTTATCGCCGCCTTGCCGCTGTACCATATTTTTGCCTTAACCGTGAATCTGATGATTTTTGCCAATGCCGGCTCAAAAATCATCCTGATTACCAACCCGCGCGATATGAAAGGCTTTATCGGCGAACTGAAAAAACAGCGGGTTAATGTATTTATCGGCGTAAACACGCTGTTTAACGCGATGGTTAACCGGCCCGATTTTGCCGAAGTCGATTTTTCAGAATTGCGGCTGACTTTGGGCGGCGGTATGGCGACCCAAAAAGCCGTTGCCGAAAAATGGAAAAAAATCACCGGCACGCCCATCGTCGAAGCCTACGGTTTGACCGAAGCCAGCCCAGGCGTGTGCTGCAACCCCTTAAACATCGAATCATACAGCGGCAGCATCGGTTTGCCCGTCCCGTCCACCGAAGTAGAACTGCGCGGGTCGGACGGCAAAGAAGTCCCCGTCGGGCAGCCGGGCGAATTGTGGGTAAAAGGCCCTCAAGTGATGCAAGGCTACTGGAACCGCCCCGAAGAAACCGCCAAAGCCATAGACGCGCGCGGCTTTTTGGAAACCGGTGATATTGCCGTGATGGACGAAAAAGGCCGGTTGAAGCTGGTCGACCGTAAGAAAGACCTCGTCGTTGTTTCCGGATTCAATGTTTATCCGAACGAAATCGAGGAAGTCATCGCGCATCACGGCAAAGTGATGGAAATCGCCTGTATCGGCGTACCCGACGAAAAAACCGGGGAAGCCTTAAAAGTATTCGTCGTCAGAAAAGACCCGTCATTGACGAAAGAAGAACTTATCGCCTTTTGCCGCACCGAATTAACCGCATATAAAGTACCGAAAAATATCGAATTCCGCGACGAGTTGCCCAAGTCCAACGTCGGCAAAATCCTGCGCCGCGAGTTGCGCCAAAGTACCGGGAAATAA
- the mnmA gene encoding tRNA 2-thiouridine(34) synthase MnmA — protein MNTTSDPSNIIVGLSGGVDSSVTAALLKQQGYQVRGVFMQNWEDDDNDEYCSIKQDSFDAIAVADIVGIDIDIVNFAAQYKDKVFAYFLQEYSAGRTPNPDVLCNAEIKFKCFLDYAVGQGADTIATGHYARKEVCNGVHYLLKGLDRNKDQSYFLYRLKPFQLERAIFPLGGLEKPEVRRLAAEFKLPTAAKKDSTGICFIGERPFREFLQKYLPTDNGKMVTPEGKTVGEHVGLMFYTLGQRKGLGIGGAGEPWFVAAKDLTKNELIVVQGHDHPLLYTRSLVMNDLSFTLPECPKAGHYTCKTRYRMADAPCELRYLDDETAELVFDEPQWAVTPGQSAVLYDGDICLGGGIIQTTDKPVIITR, from the coding sequence ATGAATACGACATCAGACCCCTCCAATATCATCGTCGGGCTCTCCGGCGGTGTCGATTCTTCCGTAACCGCCGCCCTGCTCAAGCAGCAGGGTTATCAAGTGCGCGGTGTGTTTATGCAGAACTGGGAGGACGACGACAACGACGAATATTGCAGCATTAAACAGGATTCGTTCGATGCCATCGCCGTTGCCGATATTGTCGGCATCGATATCGACATCGTTAATTTCGCCGCGCAATATAAAGACAAAGTCTTTGCTTATTTTCTTCAGGAATACAGTGCGGGGCGCACGCCGAATCCCGATGTGTTGTGCAATGCCGAAATCAAATTCAAATGCTTTTTGGACTACGCCGTAGGGCAGGGCGCGGATACCATCGCCACCGGTCACTATGCGCGCAAAGAAGTCTGCAACGGCGTGCATTACCTGCTCAAAGGTTTGGATCGAAACAAAGACCAAAGCTATTTCCTCTACCGCCTCAAGCCTTTCCAACTTGAACGCGCGATTTTCCCGTTGGGCGGTTTGGAAAAACCCGAAGTCCGCCGCCTTGCCGCCGAGTTCAAACTGCCGACCGCCGCCAAAAAAGACAGCACGGGCATCTGTTTCATCGGTGAGCGTCCGTTCCGCGAGTTCCTGCAGAAATACCTGCCGACCGACAACGGCAAAATGGTTACGCCCGAAGGGAAAACCGTCGGAGAACACGTCGGGCTGATGTTCTACACGCTCGGACAGCGCAAAGGTTTGGGCATCGGCGGCGCGGGCGAACCGTGGTTTGTTGCGGCTAAAGATTTGACGAAAAACGAACTGATTGTCGTGCAAGGACACGACCATCCGCTGCTCTATACCCGCAGCCTTGTGATGAACGATTTGAGTTTCACGCTGCCCGAATGTCCGAAAGCAGGGCACTACACCTGCAAAACGCGTTACCGTATGGCGGACGCGCCTTGCGAATTGCGCTATTTGGATGATGAAACCGCAGAGCTGGTGTTTGACGAACCGCAATGGGCGGTTACGCCGGGCCAGTCTGCCGTGCTGTACGACGGCGACATCTGCTTGGGCGGCGGTATCATCCAAACGACCGACAAACCCGTCATCATCACACGATAA
- a CDS encoding copper chaperone PCu(A)C, with amino-acid sequence MKKLLAAVMMAGLAGAVSAAGVHIEDGWARTTVEGMKMGGAFMKIHNDEAKQDFLLGGSSPVADRIEVHTHINDNGVMRMREVEGGVPLEAKSVTELKPGSYHVMFMGLKKQLKEGDKIPVTLKFKNAKAQTVQLEVKTAPMPAMDHGHHHGEAHQH; translated from the coding sequence ATGAAAAAACTATTGGCAGCCGTGATGATGGCAGGTTTGGCAGGCGCGGTTTCCGCCGCCGGAGTCCACATCGAGGACGGCTGGGCGCGCACCACCGTCGAAGGTATGAAAATGGGCGGTGCGTTCATGAAAATCCACAACGACGAAGCCAAACAAGACTTTTTGCTCGGCGGAAGCAGCCCTGTTGCCGACCGCATCGAAGTGCATACCCATATCAATGATAACGGTGTGATGCGGATGCGCGAAGTCGAAGGCGGCGTGCCTTTGGAGGCGAAATCCGTTACCGAACTCAAACCCGGCAGCTATCACGTGATGTTTATGGGTTTGAAAAAACAATTAAAAGAGGGCGACAAGATTCCCGTTACCCTGAAATTTAAAAACGCCAAAGCGCAAACCGTCCAACTGGAAGTCAAAACCGCGCCGATGCCGGCAATGGACCACGGTCATCACCACGGCGAAGCGCATCAGCACTAA
- a CDS encoding diacylglycerol kinase, translating into MEPSSYAAEKKGKGGIRRVINAFGYSIDGIAAAYRYEAAFRQVLWLNALLVCAAFFWVSETAVRLPLIIASFVSVIVELFNTAVEAAVDHTSTEKHELAKRAKDAGSAAQLFAMLMLAAVWLSALFG; encoded by the coding sequence ATGGAACCTTCCTCCTACGCGGCAGAAAAAAAAGGAAAAGGCGGCATCAGGCGCGTTATTAACGCATTCGGCTATTCGATAGACGGCATCGCCGCTGCCTACCGTTACGAAGCGGCATTCCGTCAGGTTTTGTGGCTGAACGCGCTGCTGGTGTGCGCGGCATTTTTTTGGGTTTCCGAAACCGCCGTCCGCCTGCCGTTGATTATCGCGTCTTTTGTGTCGGTCATTGTCGAACTGTTCAACACCGCCGTCGAAGCCGCCGTCGATCATACTTCGACCGAAAAACACGAGCTGGCCAAACGCGCCAAAGACGCAGGTTCTGCCGCACAATTGTTCGCGATGCTGATGTTGGCGGCGGTTTGGCTGTCCGCCCTGTTCGGGTAA
- the gshB gene encoding glutathione synthase, with amino-acid sequence MKVLFIADPMASFKTYKDTTYAMMREMAKRGWQLFHTLSGELSVNGGLVTAQAAAFEFLGAKADDDHAWFKSAEKVQTALKAFDAVIMRTDPPFDMQYLYATQLLTLAEQQGAKVFNSGQAMRDFNEKLAILNFSRFTAPTLVTTRSADVRAFLKEHGDIIVKPLDGMGGMGIFRLTEKAPNIGSILETLMRLDSRTIMAQRYIPEIVHGDKRILIIGGEVVPYALARIPQNGETRGNLAAGGRGVAQELGGRDREIAETLAPELKRRGILLAGLDVIGSNLTEVNVTSPTGFQEIMKQKGFDVAAMFADAVAAWSVR; translated from the coding sequence ATGAAAGTCCTCTTTATCGCCGACCCGATGGCAAGTTTCAAAACCTACAAAGACACCACCTACGCGATGATGCGCGAAATGGCAAAACGCGGTTGGCAGCTTTTTCATACCTTGAGCGGGGAATTGTCTGTAAACGGCGGCCTGGTAACGGCACAGGCAGCGGCATTTGAGTTTTTGGGTGCAAAAGCCGATGATGATCATGCATGGTTCAAATCCGCAGAGAAAGTTCAGACGGCATTGAAAGCATTTGATGCCGTGATTATGCGTACCGATCCGCCGTTCGATATGCAATACCTCTACGCCACCCAATTACTGACGCTGGCGGAACAGCAGGGCGCGAAGGTTTTTAACAGCGGACAGGCGATGCGCGACTTCAACGAAAAACTGGCGATTTTGAATTTCAGCCGCTTTACCGCGCCCACGCTGGTAACGACCCGTTCCGCCGATGTCCGCGCATTTTTGAAAGAACACGGCGACATCATCGTCAAACCGCTGGACGGTATGGGCGGTATGGGCATTTTCCGCCTGACCGAAAAAGCCCCCAACATCGGCAGCATCCTCGAAACCCTGATGCGGCTTGATTCCCGCACCATTATGGCGCAACGCTACATTCCCGAAATCGTCCACGGTGACAAACGCATCCTGATTATCGGCGGCGAAGTCGTCCCTTATGCTTTGGCGCGTATTCCGCAAAACGGCGAAACACGCGGCAACCTTGCGGCAGGCGGGCGCGGCGTGGCGCAGGAATTGGGCGGACGCGACCGCGAAATTGCCGAAACGCTCGCCCCCGAACTCAAACGGCGCGGCATCCTGCTGGCCGGTTTGGACGTTATCGGCAGCAACCTGACCGAAGTCAACGTAACCAGCCCGACCGGATTCCAAGAAATTATGAAACAAAAAGGTTTCGATGTGGCGGCAATGTTTGCCGATGCCGTTGCCGCGTGGTCGGTACGTTAA
- a CDS encoding glutamine--tRNA ligase/YqeY domain fusion protein: MLNKDQFADNHFIRTIIEEDLESGKHTAVQTRFPPEPNGYLHIGHAKSICLNFGLAYIYDGLCNLRFDDTNPEKENDEYVNAIKEDVEWLGFHWAGEPRFASNYFDRLYDYAVGLIQDGKAYVDDLTPEEMREYRGTLTEAGKNSPYRDRSIEENLDLFTRMKNGEFPDGSKTLRLKIDMASGNINMRDPVIYRIRRAHHHNTGDKWCIYPMYDYTHCISDAIEGITHSLCTLEFEAHRPLYDWVLDNIPAPHATRPRQYEFSRLELLYTITSKRKLNQLVVEKHVSGWDDPRMPTISGMRRRGYTPEGLRLFAKRAGISKSENIVDMSVLEGAIREELENSAPRLMAVLNPLKVTLTNFEAGKTQSRRAAFHPNHEEMGDREVPVSQTIYIEADDFAENPPKGFKRLIPGGEVRLRHGYVIKCDEVVKDEAGNVVELKCSIDHDTLGKNPEGRKVKGVIHWVSAEHAAEIKVRLYDRLFTVERPDAVRGEDGEYLPFTDFLNPESVKEITAYAEPAAKDLPAESRWQFERIGYFVTDRKDHGKDTPVFNRTVTLKDSWQPK; encoded by the coding sequence ATGCTCAATAAAGACCAATTCGCGGACAACCACTTTATCCGCACCATCATCGAAGAAGACCTCGAAAGCGGCAAACATACAGCCGTCCAAACCCGTTTCCCGCCCGAACCCAACGGCTACCTGCACATCGGACACGCCAAATCCATCTGCCTGAACTTTGGTTTGGCGTATATTTACGACGGCTTGTGCAATCTGCGTTTTGACGATACCAATCCTGAAAAAGAAAACGACGAATACGTCAACGCCATCAAAGAAGATGTCGAGTGGCTCGGTTTCCATTGGGCGGGCGAACCGCGTTTCGCTTCCAATTATTTCGACCGGCTTTACGACTACGCCGTCGGTTTAATCCAAGACGGCAAAGCGTATGTCGATGATTTGACACCCGAAGAAATGCGCGAATACCGCGGCACGCTGACCGAAGCGGGCAAAAACAGCCCTTATCGCGACCGCAGTATCGAAGAAAACCTCGACCTGTTCACGCGCATGAAAAACGGAGAATTCCCCGACGGCAGCAAAACCCTGCGCCTGAAAATCGACATGGCATCAGGCAACATCAATATGCGCGACCCCGTCATCTACCGCATCCGCCGCGCCCATCACCACAACACCGGCGACAAATGGTGCATCTACCCGATGTACGACTACACGCATTGCATTTCCGATGCCATCGAAGGCATCACGCATTCCTTGTGTACGCTCGAATTTGAAGCGCACCGTCCGCTTTACGACTGGGTGTTGGACAACATCCCCGCGCCGCACGCCACCCGTCCGCGCCAATACGAGTTTTCACGCTTGGAGCTTTTGTACACCATTACCTCCAAACGGAAATTGAATCAGTTGGTTGTGGAAAAACACGTTTCCGGCTGGGACGATCCGCGTATGCCGACCATTTCCGGTATGCGCCGCCGCGGATACACGCCCGAAGGTTTGCGCCTGTTTGCCAAACGCGCCGGTATTTCCAAATCTGAAAACATCGTCGACATGAGCGTGTTGGAAGGCGCGATTCGCGAAGAGCTGGAAAACTCCGCGCCACGCCTGATGGCGGTTTTGAACCCGCTCAAAGTCACCCTGACCAACTTTGAAGCCGGCAAAACCCAAAGCCGCCGTGCCGCGTTCCATCCGAACCACGAGGAAATGGGCGATCGCGAAGTACCTGTTTCCCAAACCATCTACATCGAAGCCGACGACTTTGCCGAAAACCCGCCCAAAGGCTTCAAACGCCTGATTCCCGGCGGCGAAGTGCGTTTGCGCCACGGCTATGTCATCAAGTGCGATGAAGTCGTCAAAGACGAGGCAGGCAATGTGGTCGAACTCAAATGCAGCATCGACCACGATACCTTGGGCAAAAATCCCGAAGGCAGAAAAGTCAAAGGCGTGATTCATTGGGTGTCTGCCGAACACGCCGCCGAAATCAAAGTCCGCCTGTACGACCGCCTCTTTACCGTCGAGCGTCCCGATGCCGTGCGCGGAGAAGACGGCGAATACCTGCCGTTCACCGATTTCCTCAATCCGGAATCCGTCAAGGAAATCACCGCCTACGCCGAACCTGCCGCCAAAGATTTGCCGGCAGAAAGCCGTTGGCAGTTCGAGCGTATCGGCTACTTCGTAACCGACCGCAAAGACCACGGCAAAGACACGCCGGTGTTTAACCGCACGGTCACGTTGAAAGACTCTTGGCAGCCTAAGTAA
- a CDS encoding DeoR/GlpR family DNA-binding transcription regulator yields the protein MKPKIQRHGEILSLVRRHQFMSVDELAAALDVTPQTIRRDIRELEDAGSLKRHHGGASSGGNLPEGLPASRQIQCQNEKNAIARLIAEHIPDESSLFVSIGTTMEAVASELVRRRGSLRVITNNIHVASIVSARTDYTVIITSGVVRPLDGGITGVATVDFINQFKVDYAVMSTHGVESDGSLLDYDYKEVSVMQAMIANARVRFLGVDHSKFRSNALVRLGDITAFDKVFTDRLPDTAMQKMLKEAGVECLIADAV from the coding sequence ATGAAACCGAAAATCCAAAGGCACGGAGAGATTTTAAGCCTTGTCCGCCGGCATCAGTTTATGTCGGTGGACGAGCTTGCCGCCGCATTGGACGTTACCCCGCAGACGATACGCCGCGACATCCGCGAGTTGGAGGATGCCGGCAGCCTGAAACGCCATCACGGCGGCGCGTCCTCGGGCGGAAACTTGCCGGAGGGGCTGCCTGCCAGCCGCCAAATTCAATGTCAAAACGAAAAAAACGCCATTGCCCGGCTGATTGCGGAACATATTCCCGACGAGTCATCGCTGTTTGTCAGTATCGGCACGACGATGGAAGCCGTGGCATCGGAGCTGGTGAGGCGGCGCGGCAGCCTGAGGGTGATTACCAACAATATCCACGTCGCCTCCATCGTTTCGGCGCGGACGGATTACACGGTCATCATCACTTCCGGAGTCGTCCGCCCTTTGGACGGCGGCATTACCGGCGTGGCAACCGTCGATTTTATCAACCAGTTCAAAGTCGATTATGCAGTGATGAGTACGCACGGCGTGGAGAGCGACGGTTCGCTTTTGGATTACGATTACAAGGAAGTCAGCGTCATGCAGGCGATGATAGCCAACGCGCGCGTCCGCTTCCTCGGCGTGGATCACAGCAAATTCCGCAGCAACGCGCTGGTCAGGCTCGGCGACATTACGGCATTTGACAAAGTATTTACCGACCGGCTGCCCGATACCGCGATGCAGAAGATGCTGAAAGAGGCGGGGGTGGAATGCCTGATTGCCGATGCCGTCTGA
- a CDS encoding lysine exporter LysO family protein, with amino-acid sequence MDSLMTLLSVLIPMFAGFFIRVPKPYLPALDKVLSVLVYAVLLLIGVSLSRVEDLGSRLDDMALTVLWLFVCTVGANLLALAALGSLSPWRIKGKGKGVSVGVSGSVRQLGCVVLGFVFGKLMRDIWLPSENAGMYCLMLLVFLIGVQLKSGGVSLRQVLVNRRGIRLSVWFMLSSLLGGLLFAASADGVSWVKGLAMASGFGWYSLSGLVMTEAYGAVWGSIALLNDLARELFALAFIPLLMKRFPDAAVGVGGATSMDFTLPVIQGAGGLEAVPVAVSFGVVVNIAAPFLMVVFSALG; translated from the coding sequence ATGGACAGCCTGATGACATTGCTTTCGGTATTGATACCGATGTTCGCCGGATTTTTTATCCGTGTTCCCAAGCCTTACCTGCCCGCTTTGGACAAGGTGCTGTCGGTTTTGGTGTATGCCGTGCTGCTGCTGATCGGCGTATCGTTGTCGCGCGTGGAGGATTTGGGTTCGCGGTTGGACGATATGGCGTTGACGGTTCTGTGGCTGTTTGTTTGTACGGTCGGGGCGAACCTGCTTGCCTTGGCGGCTTTGGGGAGCTTATCCCCGTGGCGGATAAAGGGAAAAGGCAAGGGTGTTTCAGTCGGTGTGTCGGGCAGTGTGAGGCAGCTCGGATGCGTGGTACTCGGTTTTGTGTTCGGTAAATTGATGCGCGATATTTGGCTGCCGTCTGAAAACGCGGGTATGTACTGCCTGATGCTGCTGGTGTTCCTCATCGGCGTACAGCTCAAAAGCGGCGGCGTATCGTTGCGGCAGGTTTTGGTCAACCGCAGGGGTATTCGGTTGTCGGTCTGGTTTATGCTTTCATCTCTTTTAGGCGGGCTGCTGTTTGCCGCATCGGCAGACGGTGTGTCGTGGGTGAAAGGTTTGGCGATGGCTTCCGGCTTCGGTTGGTATTCCCTCTCGGGTTTGGTGATGACCGAGGCTTACGGCGCGGTATGGGGCAGTATCGCGCTTTTGAACGATTTGGCACGAGAACTGTTCGCGCTGGCATTTATTCCGCTGCTGATGAAGCGTTTTCCCGATGCGGCGGTGGGGGTCGGCGGCGCGACCAGTATGGATTTCACATTGCCCGTGATTCAGGGTGCGGGCGGCTTGGAAGCCGTACCGGTAGCGGTCAGCTTCGGCGTGGTGGTCAATATCGCCGCTCCGTTTCTGATGGTGGTGTTTTCCGCTTTGGGCTGA